A single region of the Anomaloglossus baeobatrachus isolate aAnoBae1 chromosome 2, aAnoBae1.hap1, whole genome shotgun sequence genome encodes:
- the LOC142290099 gene encoding uncharacterized protein LOC142290099 — protein MSSSGSPPSGSQTEVAETSQEMLPEDDGRGGEIHGAGGQSASTSRAHDRAPPRPSQGRRRGGGGLSASQRAPDSDGEEAGFINIDLLIDEVREREPLWNMADRRHADSIVTRRLWDEVCHAAVEGWGELNSRGQKKQRDKLQKRWRSIRDRFKKELNQEMQAPSGSGGRRSKYRYFRALSFLRTTMVCRSTVCSTQEPASNPTGAIPEQSATGEHRHRPHPSEPSLPSTSVPSTCAGASRETSLPEAAGDEIAFPLPHPSDTAALSRTPLGSGRQRHRGQEKSYAPEFLHLNAAFQNAIQLLAEQNRSSFSFINANMEKNTHELCTRLDRLHLDASKSPNHCFFQAVLERMEKLSPDQQMHVMQATRQALAQVSSQPPPPTPPPAPAPPPAIVPTPPAAQYQPAAQYQPAAQYQPADQYQPAAQYQPADQYQPAAQYQPAAQYQLPTTSAPTLPSHYHISPSTPIMTPTQATNSPATSSVSQSLHSTPQSLPNPIPSPGFPLGFSTTPSPSVTSPPPPPTPLSTLNTPTVRVFPPVSPSSTISTPSPRYTNL, from the exons atgtcgtcttctggtagcccgccctccggttcacaaactgag gtggccgaaacatcacaggagatgctgccagaagatgacggaaggggtggagaaatacacggagcgggcggtcagagt gcttcaacttctagggctcacgatagagctcccccaagaccgtcccagggtcgtcgtcgaggtggcggtggtcttagt gcatcacagcgtgctcccgattctgacggtgaggaggccggatttatcaacatcgacctcctcatcgatgaagttagagagagggagccgctgtggaacatggctgaccgccgccacgctgattcgatcgtaacccgtcgactctgggacgaggtatgccacgcagcggtagaaggttggggggagctcaattctcgtggccagaagaaacagc gtgacaaacttcagaagcggtggcggtctatcagggatcgcttcaaaaaggagttgaatcaagagatgcaggccccgagtggatccggaggacgcagatcgaagtaccgttactttagagcgttgtcgttcctccggacaactatggtgtgcagaag caccgtctgcagcactcaggagcctgcatcgaacccgacaggagcgatccctgaacagtccgccactggggaacacaggcacagaccccacccatctgaaccttcccttccatcgacatctgtcccatccacctgcgctggagcttcacgtgagacttcattacctgaagctgctggtgatgagatagcttttcccctaccccacccctctgacactgctgccctcagtagaacacctttgggttctgggcgtcagcgtcataggggtcaggaaaagagctatgcgcccgagttcttgcatctaaatgcagccttccagaacgccattcaattattagccgaacaaaatcgttcatcttttagcttcataaatgccaatatggaaaaaaatacacacgaattgtgcacgcgtctggacaggctgcatttagatgcaagtaaatcacccaatcattgtttttttcaagccgtactagagcgcatggaaaagctatctcctgaccagcagatgcatgtaatgcaagccacacggcaggctctggcgcaggtttcctcccaaccacctccacccacccctcctccagcacctgccccccctccagccattgtccctactccccctgctgcccagtaccagcctgctgcccagtaccagcctgctgcccagtaccagcctgctgaccagtaccagcctgcagcccagtaccagcctgctgaccagtaccagcctgcagcccagtaccagcctgcggcccagtaccagctcccaaccacatctgcccctacacttccttcccactaccacatctcgccttccacacccatcatgaccccaactcaagccactaattcacccgccacctcttctgtctcccaatccctccactccacccctcaatccttaccaaatcccatcccatctcctggtttccctcttggtttctcaaccacaccttcaccttctgttacttccccaccaccaccaccaacaccactttccaccctcaatactccaactgtgcgtgtgttcccacctgtcagcccctccagtactatctccaccccaagcccaagatataccaatttataa